The Lysobacter enzymogenes DNA segment AACATGTCCGACGGCTACTACGCCTCGCTGTCGGCGCAAAAGCTGATGCAGAACGAGCTGTACCTGACCATGCTGTACCGGCCGATCGTCGGCAGCAAACGCTTCGTCGAGAAGTCGACCAGCGTGCAGATGCTGCAGGAACAGCAGGATCAGTCGGTGGCCAAGATGCTGGAGCTGGCCGGCAACGTCGAGGCGGTGATCAAGGACTACGCGCCGTACCGCCTGGGCATGTACGAGGCCAAGAACGGCGTCGTGTTCTCCGAGGCGCTGGAATTCTTCGGCTACCTGCTCAACCGCCTGGACGAGCCGGTGCCGGTGCTCAACGCGCCGGTCTACAACTACCTGCCGGTGAGCCGCCTGACCCTGTCGGCCAAGACCGGCGACTTCGTCATCACCACGCCGACCGGCGTCAACAACTTCGGCGCGATCCTCAACGTCAAGGAGTATGCCGAGGGCACGTACCCCGGCATCCTCAACGGCTTGAAGTACCTCGACTTCGAGTACGTCATCACCCATTCCTTCAGCCCGATGGGGCGCCAGGACGCGCTCAAGGTGCTCGACCGCACCAAGGGCATGATGGTGTCCTCCGGCGACAAGGCGGTCAGCCAGATCGTCGAGCTCGACTACGCGATGGACCAGCTCGCCTCGGGCAACTTCGTGCTCGGCGAGTATCACTTCACCTTCGCCATCTACGCCGAAAGCCAGGAAAAGCTGGCGGCCCAGGTCGCCGCCGCGCGCGCCGAGCTGTCCAACGCCGGCTTCGTCTCGGCCAAGGAGGACATGGCGATCGCCGCGTCCTTCTATTCGCAGTTCCCGGCCAACTGGAAGTTCCGCACGCGCATAGCCAACGTCAGCTCGCTGAACTTCCTCGGCCTGTCGCCGCTGCACAACTTCGCTACCGGCAAGCAGCACAACAACCCGTGGGGCGACAGCGTGACCACGCTGCAGACCACCAACGGCCAGCCGTACTACTTCAACTTCCACGCCACCCATCCGGCCGAGAATTCGCTGGGCGAGAAGGCGATCGCCAACACGATGGTGATCGGCAAGTCCGGTACCGGCAAGACCGCGCTGATCAACTTCCTGCTCAGCCAGGTGCAGAAGCTCAAGCCGACGCCGACGATCTTCTTCTTCGACAAGGACCGCGGCGCCGAGATCTTCGTGCGCGCCTGCGGCGGCAACTACCTGGCGCTGGACAACGGCCAGCCGACCGGCTTCAACCCGTTCCAGTGCGAGAACAACGAGACCAACGTCCAGTTCCTCGCCGACCTGATCAAGGTGCTGGCCAACAAGTCGCAGTATTCGGCGCGCGAGGACGAGGACATCTTCCGCGCGGTCGAGAACATCCTCGACACGCCGATGCACCTGCGCAGCATGACCAACTTCCAGAAGAGCCTGCCCAACATGGGCGACGACGGCCTGTATGCGCGCCTGCGCAAGTGGACCGCCGGCAACTCGCTGGGGTGGGTGTTCGACAACCCGGTGGACACGATCAACCTGGAGAAGGCGAACATCATCGGCTTCGACTACACCGATGTCATCGATAACGTCGAGGTCCGGGTCCCGGTCATCAACTATTTGCTGCACCGTCTGGAGCAATTGATCGACGGGCGCCCGCTAATCTACGTCATGGACGAGTTCTGGAAGATCCTCGACGGCGGCGGCGCCCTCAAGGATTTCGCCAAGAACAAGCAGAAGACCATCCGTAAGCAGAACGGCCTGGGCATTTTCGCCACGCAGAGCCCGGAAGATGCGCTGGCCAGCGACATCTCCGCCTCGCTGATCGAACAGACCGCGACGCTGATCCTGCTGCCGAACCCGAACGCCAGCCGCGAGGACTACATGGAAGGCCTCAAGCTGACCGACGCGGAGTACGAAGTGGTGAAGAACCTGGACGAGCGTTCGCGCTGCTTCCTGGTCAAGCAGGGCCATGCGGCGACCGTGTGCCAGCTCAACCTGCGCGGCATGGACGACGCCCTGGCGGTCATCTCGGCGTCGACCGACAACATCGAAATCATGCACCGCGTCCTGCAGAACGCCGCCGACAAGGCCGGCGTCAGCCCGGACGACCTAACCCCCGAGCAGTGGCTGGCCGACTTCTACGCCAACCGCAAGGGCT contains these protein-coding regions:
- a CDS encoding VirB4 family type IV secretion/conjugal transfer ATPase; its protein translation is MFTPDTPISEFIPLSTHVAPTVIKTTGGDFMLVWRLGGLPFVGREEWELEHRHNTFNRLLQTLRAPDFTNVAFWVHDVRRRRRISTENKFDQLFNQNMSDGYYASLSAQKLMQNELYLTMLYRPIVGSKRFVEKSTSVQMLQEQQDQSVAKMLELAGNVEAVIKDYAPYRLGMYEAKNGVVFSEALEFFGYLLNRLDEPVPVLNAPVYNYLPVSRLTLSAKTGDFVITTPTGVNNFGAILNVKEYAEGTYPGILNGLKYLDFEYVITHSFSPMGRQDALKVLDRTKGMMVSSGDKAVSQIVELDYAMDQLASGNFVLGEYHFTFAIYAESQEKLAAQVAAARAELSNAGFVSAKEDMAIAASFYSQFPANWKFRTRIANVSSLNFLGLSPLHNFATGKQHNNPWGDSVTTLQTTNGQPYYFNFHATHPAENSLGEKAIANTMVIGKSGTGKTALINFLLSQVQKLKPTPTIFFFDKDRGAEIFVRACGGNYLALDNGQPTGFNPFQCENNETNVQFLADLIKVLANKSQYSAREDEDIFRAVENILDTPMHLRSMTNFQKSLPNMGDDGLYARLRKWTAGNSLGWVFDNPVDTINLEKANIIGFDYTDVIDNVEVRVPVINYLLHRLEQLIDGRPLIYVMDEFWKILDGGGALKDFAKNKQKTIRKQNGLGIFATQSPEDALASDISASLIEQTATLILLPNPNASREDYMEGLKLTDAEYEVVKNLDERSRCFLVKQGHAATVCQLNLRGMDDALAVISASTDNIEIMHRVLQNAADKAGVSPDDLTPEQWLADFYANRKGSGKGKAVAEERKARA